Genomic window (Oryza sativa Japonica Group chromosome 3, ASM3414082v1):
CCTGTGCAGTTCACCCTATAGATTAGTCAAACTTTTCGGATAACCATATCTAACTTGTGACATGGAACTTTCAATCCATTCTTCTGCATAATACTCCAGAAGAACATAATATTCTTATAGCATTGGGCCACATGGAATACAAAAGCAAAAACATTGACCTAGCAGAagtgttttcattttattttgtcCAACCGTATAAACATATCGCAAATTCAATACATGGACGAAACAAAATTATAGATTCATGCTAGCTAAAAGGGTGCACACCTGCTGCCTTGAGGAGAAGGACTGAGGCAGGAGGGGTCTTCAAGATAAAGGTGAAACTTTTATCCTGCAAAAAACCAGGCAAACACACATATAATTAGGAGTACCCACATTAGAGATGCATGTTCACACACATTCAGTGGAATTGACGATTTTAAGCTCACATCGAACACGGTGATCTCGACAGGGATGATGTAGCCGGCCTTCTCGGCCGTCTTGGCATTGTACTCCTTGCAGAAGGACATGATGTTCACACCCTTGGCACCAAGCGCGGGGCcgaccggcggcgccggcgtggcctTCCCGGCCTCCAGCGCCAGCTTTATGAGGCCCACCACTGCACAACAAACAAAGAACGCACGCCGCGATTCAGCCAACGCGAGCGCAAGCAAATCCATGGATGCTGCAGAGCGAGACACGAACCTTTCTTGGGCTTGCCCCCGGGCTTGGGTGGCGCCATGGCCCTGACGGCGAGCGCCCTCCGCGAGGgggcagcgagcggcggcggcgtcggccggagGAAGGAGGCGGGGGCGCcgagaaaggaggaggagagcttgGTGGCGGTGGGGGATGGGACGCCATGCAGGGACAAGGaggtggtggccatggcggcgcgctTGGAGCGGGGCGAGACGAGGAGATGAACGGCGGGAGCTTTGCTCTCTCTGCTCTTCCTTCCCTATCTACTAATCCTTTCCTCCCTTGAGCTGGTAACAGAAAACCTTAATACGTTTTCCTTTGACAGTAGCGTAAATTACGAAAATACGCTTTCCTCGTCCGGGTGTGCCTGTTTTTCGGGCCGGACACGTGAAAGTCTTCCTGGGCCTACGTTCAAAACGGCCTATTCATATGGCCCATGCGGCCCGGCTGCCGTGCGTCTCCGTTCAAACATTCAACTGCCGGCCGCTCAACTCTCCACCACGTCGGAGGCGTCGACTCATGTCAATTTGTTTACGTGTATTTGTCCCCTTTTCCTTATCCTCCCGGTTTTATAttgttacttaaaaaaatacccgtgcgttacaacgggtgaaagctattttaattttattattgttgtatggtttagttaaggtgaaattcactttGAGAATAAAATCATGATCTGCAATTGTGAttccgatcatctcaagttaatatgtaagttttttttaaaaaaatatttcttatacaactcctcctgtatttccaaaagcgaacgaatttaaaacCGATTGAAATACatttatgtattttcaaaaccGAACA
Coding sequences:
- the LOC4331442 gene encoding uncharacterized protein; this encodes MATTSLSLHGVPSPTATKLSSSFLGAPASFLRPTPPPLAAPSRRALAVRAMAPPKPGGKPKKVVGLIKLALEAGKATPAPPVGPALGAKGVNIMSFCKEYNAKTAEKAGYIIPVEITVFDDKSFTFILKTPPASVLLLKAAGIEKGSKEPQREKVGKVTADQVRTIAQEKLPDLNCKSIDSAMRIIAGTAANMGIEVDPPILEKKEKVLL